In Candidatus Zixiibacteriota bacterium, one DNA window encodes the following:
- a CDS encoding thioredoxin family protein encodes MSRITTKVLTLAALVFFILSLSVFSQKPTSTKDSPSIINWQRYDQGLEQAKKNGKKVMVFFYTDWCGYCKRMNALTFTDEGVKKLLADKFVTVKVNGDSRNTLQVDKASITERELAAKYAVRGYPTIWFLEPNTEKISPLVGYVQTNDFTNILTYLGGDWYKTMSYEEYLKKKDDLTKEKKEEGKTKSKK; translated from the coding sequence ATGTCCAGAATTACAACAAAGGTTTTGACCCTCGCAGCACTAGTTTTCTTCATATTAAGTCTGAGCGTTTTTTCTCAAAAACCTACTTCAACCAAGGATAGCCCGTCAATCATCAACTGGCAAAGGTATGACCAGGGGTTAGAGCAAGCCAAGAAAAATGGAAAAAAAGTAATGGTTTTTTTCTATACAGACTGGTGTGGCTACTGCAAGAGAATGAATGCCTTGACCTTTACAGATGAGGGGGTAAAGAAGCTCCTGGCCGACAAATTCGTTACAGTAAAGGTGAACGGGGATTCCAGAAACACACTTCAGGTTGACAAAGCCAGCATCACGGAAAGAGAGCTTGCCGCCAAGTATGCAGTGAGAGGGTATCCGACCATCTGGTTTTTGGAGCCTAACACAGAGAAGATCTCTCCTTTAGTGGGATATGTCCAGACCAATGATTTTACCAATATTCTTACCTATCTGGGCGGCGACTGGTATAAGACTATGAGCTATGAGGAATATCTCAAGAAAAAGGATGATCTGACTAAAGAGAAGAAAGAAGAAGGAAAGACAAAGAGTAAAAAGTAA
- a CDS encoding PorV/PorQ family protein, which translates to MIRKSLFLFLVLLFIFNEAYSEKYAGEFLNLGVGARALGMGGAFVAISDDATATYWNPAGLARVSSQELVFMHSETFGSLLNHDFIAWAIPLHNRFENSTLGLSLMRLGGGDIKVTDLPNPGQPISSTNRPYVKKEAGHADYLLTFSFAKQKNPKLSFGGNAKIIYRHIVDHSAFGMGIDLGLLYSPYEFLSLGANLKDAVSTLLSYDNGTRETISPSLRTGFSLNKAYKDFNFLFSTEAELNFEGRKYAAQYWQGDISADMHYGWEVVYLKRVSARLGFDVGNFSAGGGVNFRKFAVDLAFLSHKELDNSYRVSLKVKL; encoded by the coding sequence ATGATAAGAAAATCTCTTTTTCTATTCTTGGTTCTGCTTTTTATCTTTAATGAGGCATATTCAGAGAAATATGCTGGGGAGTTCCTGAATTTAGGAGTTGGGGCAAGGGCGTTGGGTATGGGTGGTGCCTTTGTGGCGATTTCTGATGATGCCACCGCAACTTATTGGAATCCGGCCGGGCTGGCAAGAGTTTCCTCTCAGGAGCTTGTTTTTATGCATTCGGAGACCTTCGGCTCCCTTTTAAATCACGACTTCATAGCCTGGGCAATTCCTTTGCATAATCGATTTGAAAACTCCACTTTGGGATTAAGCCTGATGCGCTTGGGAGGTGGGGATATAAAAGTAACTGATTTGCCCAACCCTGGACAGCCAATAAGCAGCACCAATCGTCCTTACGTCAAAAAAGAAGCCGGGCATGCAGATTACCTTTTGACATTCTCTTTTGCCAAACAAAAAAATCCAAAGCTTTCTTTTGGAGGAAATGCCAAGATCATCTATCGGCATATAGTCGATCATTCTGCTTTTGGAATGGGAATCGATTTAGGATTGCTCTATAGTCCATACGAGTTCCTGAGTTTAGGAGCAAATCTCAAAGATGCCGTTTCCACTCTGCTTTCTTATGATAACGGAACTCGTGAAACCATCTCCCCATCTTTAAGGACCGGGTTTAGTCTGAATAAGGCGTACAAAGATTTCAATTTTCTCTTTTCGACTGAAGCTGAGTTGAACTTCGAGGGAAGAAAATATGCCGCCCAGTACTGGCAGGGGGATATTTCCGCAGATATGCATTACGGCTGGGAGGTTGTCTATCTTAAGCGGGTAAGTGCCAGATTAGGGTTTGATGTGGGGAATTTCAGCGCAGGAGGAGGTGTAAACTTTAGGAAATTTGCCGTTGACCTGGCTTTCTTGAGCCATAAGGAATTAGATAATAGTTATCGAGTGTCTCTAAAAGTAAAACTCTAA
- a CDS encoding peptidylprolyl isomerase translates to MQKARIVIQLVTLGLFSLSLSTNSNAFLFSSKNKDIAAKVNGEIITREDFKKKLESLDFVTKDNKAGEQKTKRDALETLITDRLVEQKAKKLDVNQDEVWKQKQEKYSLEYLLDLMFRKDIIEKVQVQDSEITAFYNENREKLFNKPEQFKVSHILIEIKTDTLQKGNSKKAKQAEKEAETKAFKKIESIYERAKNGEDFAALARQFSEEDGSRDKGGELGFLPRGRMLKEFEDQLTTLQPNEVSKPFKTKFGYHILKYTDEKPAELVELNKDTMDRIRLALTKDKQKKKAEEYVSDLKKGTDYVFNEEVLNQNPDSVEDDPWVLIIDDKDTTRFLKYKGELNPYKQYLRKNDLTLEDKKKLLTDNISLFNLLILQARKEGYDTLPEYVNEINNFRMKEARLRVRREGTLQGYIPSDAEVYDYYVAHRSEYPPDSSIHVYHIIFSDSLKAEEVLKRIKDGADFVEMAKEYYPGEKEIRDVAYDLGFISDKDISAEFYKTAAQLKEGEVGGPVKSDWGYHLIKVVERRSGSPMELYKSKIKNLVFNEKASKLKAEWEKKLRDGQQIWINEKLVKNFKFLPGK, encoded by the coding sequence ATGCAAAAAGCGAGAATAGTTATTCAGTTGGTCACATTGGGATTATTTTCCTTAAGCCTGAGCACGAATTCCAATGCTTTTCTGTTCAGTTCCAAGAATAAGGATATCGCGGCAAAAGTGAACGGGGAAATCATAACCAGAGAGGATTTCAAGAAGAAATTGGAGTCTTTGGATTTCGTTACCAAAGATAATAAAGCTGGGGAACAGAAAACCAAAAGGGATGCTCTGGAGACGCTGATCACCGACAGGTTAGTGGAGCAAAAAGCCAAGAAATTAGATGTGAATCAGGATGAGGTGTGGAAACAGAAACAAGAGAAATATTCCCTGGAGTACCTGCTGGATTTGATGTTCAGAAAGGATATAATAGAAAAAGTCCAGGTGCAGGACAGCGAGATTACCGCTTTCTACAACGAGAACCGGGAGAAGCTGTTTAACAAGCCGGAGCAGTTTAAGGTCAGTCATATCTTGATTGAAATAAAAACTGATACCTTACAAAAGGGAAACTCCAAAAAGGCAAAGCAAGCTGAAAAGGAGGCTGAGACCAAAGCATTTAAAAAGATCGAGTCGATCTACGAAAGAGCTAAGAATGGGGAGGATTTTGCGGCTTTAGCCAGGCAGTTTTCCGAAGAGGATGGATCCAGGGACAAAGGGGGAGAATTAGGGTTCCTTCCCAGGGGAAGGATGCTCAAGGAGTTTGAGGATCAGCTTACGACTCTTCAGCCGAACGAGGTTTCCAAGCCTTTCAAGACAAAATTCGGCTACCACATCCTGAAATACACGGACGAGAAGCCAGCCGAGCTAGTGGAGCTGAACAAGGATACAATGGACCGGATAAGGCTCGCCCTGACAAAAGATAAGCAGAAGAAAAAGGCTGAAGAGTACGTTTCTGATTTGAAGAAAGGGACTGATTACGTTTTCAATGAAGAGGTTTTGAACCAGAACCCGGATTCGGTTGAAGACGATCCCTGGGTTCTTATTATAGATGATAAGGATACTACCAGATTCCTGAAATACAAAGGGGAGTTAAACCCGTATAAGCAGTACTTGCGGAAAAATGACCTTACCTTAGAGGATAAAAAGAAGCTCCTCACGGATAACATATCCCTCTTTAACCTCTTGATTCTTCAAGCAAGGAAAGAAGGGTATGACACCCTTCCCGAATATGTCAATGAGATAAACAATTTCAGGATGAAAGAAGCAAGACTAAGGGTTAGACGCGAAGGAACCCTACAGGGATATATCCCCTCAGATGCAGAGGTATACGATTATTATGTTGCACACCGGAGCGAATATCCACCAGACAGCTCGATTCACGTTTACCACATAATTTTCAGCGATTCACTCAAGGCTGAGGAAGTTTTGAAAAGGATCAAAGACGGAGCAGATTTCGTAGAGATGGCTAAGGAATATTATCCCGGGGAGAAGGAAATCCGTGACGTAGCCTACGATTTAGGCTTTATCAGCGATAAAGATATCTCCGCGGAGTTCTATAAAACAGCAGCTCAATTGAAAGAAGGCGAGGTCGGGGGTCCGGTAAAGTCGGACTGGGGGTATCATCTGATTAAAGTAGTGGAAAGAAGAAGCGGCTCTCCTATGGAATTGTACAAGAGCAAGATCAAGAATTTAGTATTTAACGAGAAGGCAAGCAAACTTAAGGCGGAATGGGAAAAGAAATTAAGGGATGGTCAGCAGATCTGGATTAACGAAAAGTTAGTGAAGAATTTTAAATTTTTACCTGGAAAGTAA
- a CDS encoding SEC59/DGK1/VTE5 family protein, whose product MEISLYNEFKRKGIHLFALAIPIAYYLLPKKIALLVLVPLALGSILVDIIRLRKLPLANFFNWFLGPILREHESYSLTGSSHILSASALSILFFDKKVAIAAIVYVILGDIAAALIGRVYGKTKIEKKSLEGSLAFLSVCLLVALVLPGLPFWIGAIGALVATAVEALSISIDDNLSVPLLSGLVMEILHLL is encoded by the coding sequence TTGGAAATATCTCTTTATAACGAGTTCAAGAGAAAAGGGATTCATCTATTCGCCTTAGCCATTCCCATAGCATATTATCTTCTTCCCAAGAAGATTGCTCTTCTGGTGCTCGTCCCTCTTGCCCTTGGTTCGATCCTGGTCGACATAATCAGGCTGAGGAAACTCCCTTTAGCCAATTTTTTTAACTGGTTTTTAGGTCCCATTTTAAGAGAGCATGAAAGCTACTCCCTGACCGGCTCAAGCCACATACTTTCCGCTTCGGCCTTATCCATACTTTTTTTTGATAAAAAAGTAGCCATTGCTGCCATTGTCTATGTTATTCTGGGTGACATTGCCGCCGCCCTGATAGGGAGGGTTTACGGAAAGACTAAGATAGAGAAAAAAAGCTTGGAGGGAAGTCTGGCTTTCTTGTCGGTTTGCCTACTGGTTGCCCTGGTACTTCCGGGTTTGCCTTTCTGGATCGGAGCCATCGGAGCATTGGTTGCAACTGCAGTTGAAGCCCTGAGTATTTCTATAGATGATAATCTCAGTGTACCTCTTTTATCCGGGCTTGTGATGGAGATCCTGCATTTGCTTTAA
- a CDS encoding AAA family ATPase codes for MIKNLNIQNFKSIQNLELDCKKINVFIGKPNTGKSNVLESAGIFSLPYAKLEELVRFEKDMSNLFYDQDLTKRIKIFSEGLQFEIQSVKGMFIGWGQQKADDQGIFHFNFDFDYGGNGKFSSNGISPFKFYKFEVIDDFKSHEPGFLRPPKGENLLTLLQTNKILKELVKDILSEFRLRIGFRPKERQLEVVKEIEDVIISYPYPMVSDTIQRIIFHLAAIETNRHSIIIFEEPEAHAFPYYTKFLAEIIARDETNQYFISTHNPYFLLSLIEKSPKDDIGIFVTYFRDYQTKVKILSQEELSEVLDLDIDIFFNLDRFVEGE; via the coding sequence ATGATAAAAAATTTGAACATTCAAAACTTTAAATCAATACAAAATCTCGAGTTAGATTGCAAAAAAATAAATGTTTTTATTGGTAAGCCGAATACTGGCAAGTCAAATGTTTTAGAGAGTGCTGGGATTTTTTCCCTCCCATATGCAAAACTGGAAGAACTGGTTCGATTTGAAAAGGACATGTCTAATCTATTTTATGACCAAGACTTAACCAAGAGGATAAAAATATTTTCTGAAGGTTTGCAGTTTGAAATACAATCTGTAAAAGGAATGTTCATAGGTTGGGGTCAGCAGAAAGCGGATGACCAAGGGATTTTTCATTTTAATTTCGATTTTGACTATGGAGGCAATGGGAAGTTTTCATCTAACGGGATTTCTCCTTTCAAATTTTATAAATTTGAGGTAATTGATGATTTCAAGAGTCATGAACCTGGTTTTCTTCGTCCTCCTAAAGGAGAAAATCTTCTGACGCTTCTTCAAACTAACAAGATTCTGAAGGAATTAGTGAAAGATATATTAAGTGAATTTAGACTCAGGATCGGCTTTCGTCCTAAAGAAAGACAATTGGAAGTAGTGAAGGAAATTGAAGATGTAATAATTTCTTATCCATATCCTATGGTTTCAGATACTATACAACGAATTATCTTTCACCTTGCCGCGATTGAAACAAATAGGCATTCCATTATAATCTTTGAAGAGCCCGAGGCTCATGCTTTTCCTTATTATACAAAGTTTCTTGCCGAAATAATAGCCAGGGATGAAACCAATCAATATTTCATCTCTACCCACAACCCTTATTTTCTGCTATCTTTAATAGAAAAGTCACCAAAAGATGATATTGGTATCTTCGTTACTTATTTTAGGGATTATCAGACCAAAGTTAAAATCTTAAGTCAAGAAGAATTATCCGAAGTACTCGATCTTGATATAGATATATTCTTTAACCTTGACAGATTTGTAGAGGGAGAATGA